The Usitatibacter rugosus genome segment CGGGCTCCGTTGGCCATCACCCCGGCCCAATGCCGGTCGAGCACCACGCCCACGAGCGGCTGCATCAGCATTCCGCCGATCATCACGCCCATGTTCGCGATGCCCGACGCGGTACCGCCGAAGCGCGAGGGGACGGATTCCTTCGCGAGCGGGAACGTGAGGATGAAAGCGCCGCAGCTCACGCCCACGGCGACCAGCAGTGCGATCAGGACCGCGCGATCGAGACCGGGAACGAACACCACGATGGACCACAGCAGCATCGCCGCGACGATGCCGCCCATCATCACGGGCTTGCGCCGTCCCAGCTTCTCCGACAGCGCGCCGTAGCCCAAGCCGGACACCGACCACGCGATCATCATCAGCGAGGCGACGCCCGCGGCCTCCGCCGTCGTGAAGTTGTAGTGCATCACCAGGAACGGCACGCCCCAGAGCCCCGCGAACGACAGGACGATCGCCGAGAGCGCCGCGGGCCCGACGAGGAGGATCCACATGTTGCGATGGCGCAGCACCTCGCGCAGCGCGTGCAGGGCCGACACGGATTCGTGCGGCTTGGCGGCCTCCGGGAAATGGCTCGCGTAGCCGCGCTCGGTGGGATCGTCGCGGACGACGAACCAGATCGCGACGGCGACCAGCCCCGTCGCAATCGCGCTTGCCACCATGACGGAGCGCCATCCGAAGTGCGCCACCGCGAAGCTGAGCGGCGCACCCGCCAGCGTTGCGCCGCACACGCCGATGAAGAGCGCGGTGGCACTCGCGTAGGCGAACTGGCGCGGGACCATCCAGTGGGTCGCGATCTTCAGCATGGCGACGAAGGCCACGCCTCCGGCCGCACCGATCAGCAGCCGGCCGGCATTGGCGACGATCGCGTTCGGCGCGAGCCCGAAGGCCAGCGTGCCCAGCGCCATGACCGCTGCGCCCGCCGCGAGCAGCCGACGCGGTCCCCAACGGTCGGCCGCGAGCCCGGTCGGGATCTGGCCGGCGACATAGCTATAGAAATAGAACGCGGAGAGGTTGCCGAGCGCGGCGGCCGAAAGATTGAAATCCCGCGAGAGGTCCTGCGCCAGCACGGCGGGCGCCACGCGCTGGTAGAACGCAATCAAATAGAAGCACGCGCCCATTCCCCACACCAGCCACGCGGCCGAGGCCGGCGGGACGCTACGCGTCAATACTGTTCCCACGGAAGGCCGTCGACGCGCCAGCCGCTCAGGGTGTTGCGATGGTGGTTGGGGTCCAGCTCGCCCTCGAATCCGTGGAGGACGTTGATGACGTGCTTGAAGCCCGCCTTCTCGAGCGCGTCGCCCGCCTCGAGCGTGCGGTTGCCGCTGCGGCAGATGAGCACGATCGGCCGCTTCTCGAAGTTGGCGCCGGCGATGCGCTTCACCTGGCCGACGAAATGCGTGTTCAGTTCCCAGTCCGCGCCGTCGTACCAGGGCACCATCATCGAGCCCACGGGATGGCCCACGAACATGTATTCCATCTCGCTCCGGCAATCGACGAAGACGGCGTCCGGGTTGTCCTTCAGGTACTGGTAGGTCTGCTTGGGTGTCAGGTGATCCATGGCAATATTGGCGTCCTGCCGCGATTATAAGTCCACGCTCATGAACGCACCTTCCAGCCCCTTCCCGTTCGATTCCGTGATCGCCGCCGCGGCCGAAAAGGTCGAAGGCAAAGTCGTCGCCTGGCGCCGCGATTTCCACCAGAACCCCGAGCTCGGCAACCGCGAGGTACGCACCGCGAAAATCGTGGCCGATCACCTGCGCGCCCTCGGATTCGACGAGGTGCGCGAGAAGGTCGCGCATACCGGCGTCGTCGGCATCCTCAAGGGCGGCAAGCCCGGCCCGGTCGTGGCGTTGCGCGCCGACATGGATGCGCTTCCGGTGGCCGAGGAGGTGGATGTCCCCTTCAAGAGCGAAGTGCGCACCGAATGGAACGGGCAGAAGTGCGGCGTGATGCACGCTTGCGGCCACGACGCGCACACCTCGATCCTCATGGGTGTCGCCGAAGTGCTCGCCGGCATGCGCGCGCAGATTCCCGGCACCGTGACCTTCATCTTCCAGCCCGCGGAGGAGACGCCGCCCATCGGCGAGGATGGCGGCGCCAAGATGATGATCGAGCAGGGCTGCCTCGCGAACCCGAAGGTCGACGCGATCTTCGGCCTGCACGTCACGTCGATCTTCCCCACCGGGATGATCGGCTATCGCTCCGGGCCGTTCATGGCCTCGGCCGACGACTTCCGCATCTTCGTGCGCGGCACGCAGACGCACGCGGCCATGCCCTGGCGCGGCGTCGATCCCATCGTCGTCGGCGCGCAGATCGTGACGGGCCTGCAGACCATCGTGTCGCGCCAGATGAACATCGCGAAGGAGCCGTCGATCGTGACCGTGGGCGTGTTCCACGGCGGGGTGCGCCACAACATCATCCCGGACGAAGTGAAGATGGAAGGCACCATCCGCGCCTTCGACGAGGAGCAGCGGAACGAAGTTCATACGCACGTGAAGCGCATCGCGGAGATGATCGCGCAGGCGGGCGGCGCCACGGCGAAGGTGCACATCCACCGCTGGTACGACGTGACGGTGAACGATCCCGCGCTCACCGACTGGTCGATTCCGACGCTGGGCCGCATGGCGGGCGACGCGAACGTGAAGGTCGTCGACAAGGTCTGCGGCGCCGAGGACTTCTCGTTCTACCAGAAGGCCGTGCCCGGTTTCTTCTACTTCGTGGGCTGCACGCCGAAGGACAAGGACGCCTCGACGGCCGCGCCGAACCACAGCCCGCGCTTCTTCGTCGACGAGGAATGCCTCAAGCTGGGCGTGAAGTCATTGTCCGCGCTGGCGCTCGACTGGCTCGCCACCCACGCCTGAGGCGATGGAAGGCCACACGCTCTGGGTATACGCGGGCGCTTCGCTCGCGCTCATCCTCACGCCCGGCCAGGACATGCTCTACGTCGCAACGCGCTCGCTCGCGCAGGGGCGCATGGCCGGGCTCTTCTCCGCGATCGGCGTTTGCTGCGGCATCCTCGTGCACACGGCACTGGCCGCGTTCGGCGTCGGCGCGATCCTGCAGGCCAGCGAGGGGCTCTTCTTCGCCCTGAAACTCGCGGGTGCGGCCTATCTCGTCTATCTCGGCATCCGCCTGCTGCTCACGCGCGCCCTGCCACCGGAGCTCGCCACCGGCGGCGCTGCCCTCTCCCCGCTCGCGCTCTTCTGGCAGGGGATGCTCTCCAACATCACCAACCCGAAGATCGTCCTCTTCTTCCTCGCGTTCCTGCCGCAGTTCGTCGATCCCGCGAGCCCGCATCCCACGCGCGACCTCGTGTTCCTCGGCGTGCTCTATGCGGCGATGGCGCTTCCCGTGAAGGCCGGCGTGGGCCTCGCGGGCGGCAGCCTCTCGGAGCGCGTGCTGAAGCGCCCGTCCACCTTCGTGTGGATGAACCGCGCGAGTGGCGCGGTGCTCGTCGCCCTCGGCCTGCGCCTCGCCGCGAGCGAGCGCTAAGGCAAAACCCGGGTCAGAGTGGAGTTTTCGGGGCCTTCTTCAGCCCCGCGCGATAGTCGACGATTCGCTGCTTGAGACCCGGCCGCCGTGCAGAGCTTGTGAGCGACGCCAAATCCTCCTCGCAATGGTCGCCCCGCGCGACCCGCCGAATCGCGGCGAAAGTCTCTCGATCGACCACCGGCGTGCTCGCCTGCTCCTCCAGCCACGACGCGATGCCGACCCGGGTCGCGAGCCCACATTGGAGCGCGTAGCCCGCATCGCATGCGGCGCCTTCCGTCACGAACGGGCGCGCGATATCCCATCCGATTGCTTCCACGAGGCGGCGCGTGCCGAGCACGATGCCGAACGCGGAGCCGGGAAAGCGGAACGTCGCGTCTTCGTTCGCCACGCGGATGTCGCACGACGCAAAGATGTCGGCACCCGCACCCCACGTTCGGCCCTGAGCGAGCGCGATCGTGCGCAGTGGCGCGTGCCACAAAGCCTGCAGCAGCTTCTCCAGCGCGATGAAGCGATCGGCGAGCGTCGCGTCCGTCTCCGTGTCGAGCGACGAGAGGTCGAAGCCGGTGCAGAAGTGCGATCCCGATCCGGCGAGGACCAGCGTATGGACCGTAGTGTCGGCAACAGCAGCGTCGATCGCCGCATGCAGCGCGGCCACCAGCTCCACCGACAGCGCGTTGCCCTTCTCGGGACGGTCGAGTCCGAGGGTCGCGACGCCCTCGCGCGTCGAAGCGCGGACCATCAGGCGTTCGAGTAGCCGGAGACGAACTCTCGCGCCTCGCCGGTCTTCGCGTCGTACCAGTGGCGCTTCACGCGGCCGATGTCGGCGCCGTAGACGTGGATGCTGATCGACGGCTGGTCGGCGAGCGCGTTGGCCACGGTGTGCACGTCGCCGACGGTGGGCGAGACGGCCTCGATCTGGCCCTTCTTCAGCACGTGCTCGTGGCCGGTCGCCTTCGCGCGGCCCTGCGCGTCGTGCTCGAACTCCTCGCACAGCTCCGCTCCGCGCATCACGCCGACGAGACCCCACACCGTATGGTCGTGCACGGGCGTCTTCTGGCCGGGGCCCCACACGAAGCTGATCACGGAGAAGCGCTCCTGCGGATCGCGATACAGCAGGTACTGGCGATAGGTGTCGGGGCCGGGCACGGTGTACTTCTCGTCCAGCCAGTCGTCGTGCGCGATCAAATCGGCGAGCAGCGGCGAGACGCGGGCGAGGATCTTCGCCTCGGCCTTCTCCTCCTCCACGATCTTCGTCGTGCCGGCGACGAAACGGTCCAGTCGGTTCATGGTTTTTCCTCCAGGCTTTCGCGCAAGGCTTCGGTGTCCTCGCCGAGCGCAGGATAGCGCTTCGAAACGGCCACCGCGGCGCCGTCGAGGCGGATCGGGCAGCCGACGGTGCGGGTCACGCGGCCACCGGGCAGCGTCACCGGCTGCTCGAGGCCAAGGAACACGGCCTGCGGATCGGCGAGAGCCTCGGCGTAGCCGTTGATGGGCGCGCCCGGAACGCCGGCGTCGCGGAACTTCGCGAGCCACGAAGCGGCTCCTGCCGTCGCGAACTTCGCCTCCAGCAGATCCTTCAACGCACCCTGGTTCTGCGCGCGCAACGTCGTCGAGGCAAATCGCGCGTCGGCCACGAGCTCGGGCATTCCCACGACGTCGCAGACCGACTGCCACAGCTTCTGGTTGCCGGCGGCGATCGCGAAGAAGCCGTCGGCCGCGCGGTACGCCTGGTAGGGAGCGTTGCGCGGATGGGCCGAGCCGAGCTTGCGCGGGTTCTTGCCGGTACCGAAATACTCGCTGGTCTGCAGGGCGGCGATGGCGAGCGTGGTCGCGAACATCGGAACGTCGATCGTGCCGCCCGGGCCGCCGGAGCGAACCTGCGCGATCTTCGCGGCGATGGTGAAGGCCGCGTACAGGCCGGAGGCGAAGTCGGAGAGCGGGACGCCGCACTTCACCGGCGCGCCGTCGGGCTCGCCCGTCACGCTCATCACGCCGCTCGCGGCCTGGATGGTGAGGTCGAAGCCGCCTTCCGCCGAGCGTGGCCCCGCCTGGCCGAACGCGGAGATCGAGCAATAGATGAGGGAAGGCTTGCGCGGGCCGAACCAGTCCCAGCCGAGGCCGAGGCGCGCCATCACGCCGGGGCGGTTGTTCTCGATCAGGACGTCGGCCTCGAGCGCGAGCGCGCGGGCGAAATCGCGGCTTGCAGGATCCTTGAGGTCGAGCGCCACGGATTGCTTGCCTCGATTGATCGACGCGAAGTTCTCGCTGTAGCCGTTCGCGACCGGCGGCCACTGGCGCATCGCATCGCCCTCGGGCGGCTCGACCTTGATGACCTCCGCGCCGTAATCGGCGAGCAGCATGCCGCAGAACGGACCCGCGGCGACCTGGCAGAACTCCACGACCTTCACGCCCTCGAGGGGCTTCACGGAATGAGCATTCATCGCTTCTGATTCTGCACTTGTCGCTTGCCCGGCGCCACGGGAAGCTGGCCGGCATCCACGGGAGAAACCATGATCGACGGCGCACGCTACGGACACACGAACCTCATCGCACGCGACTGGCGCGCGCTCGCGCGCTTCTACCAGGACCTCTTCGGTTGCACGCCGGTTCCACCCGAACGTGATTTCCGAGGCCGCGACCTCGAACGCGGCTCGGGCATCGCCCGCGCGGAGCTGCGCGGCGTGCACCTGCGGCTGCCGGGCCACGGCCCCTCGGGACCGACGCTCGAGATCTTCAACTACAACGTCCTCGAGGAAAGGCCGCGCACGGCCGTGAACCGGCCGGGCTTCGGCCACATCGCTTTCGTCGTGGACGATGTCGAGGCGGCGCGGCAGGCGGTGCTCTCGGCGGGCGGGCGCAGCGTCGGCGACGTCGTCACGCTCACGAACGCGGCCGGCGCGCGGCTCACCTGGACGTACGTGACCGACCCGGAAGACAACGTGATCGAGCTGCAATCGCCCGCGAAGTAGCTGCGGCACCGACCTCTGGCTAGCCCGCGGGGTTGCGCCCGCGTTCGGTGCGCCCGGCGAGCGACGCACCATCGGTGCAGTGCGGTCCCTGGGCGTGAACGCAGGGGGCAATGGCTTAAGTCGTTGATCGAACGCGGCTTCGGGAATGCGCGGAGCGTGGCACAACCCTTGCTGGTATCCGAACTTGTATACCAGAGGCCCACGAGCGTGCCCCCACCGATTCCCGCCACGATTGCCGCGCTGCACGATGCTTACCGCGCGGGAAAGCTGCGCCCCACGGATGTGGTCGAGGCGTGGCTCGCGCGCGACGCGAGCGAACGGGCGGCACCGGTGTGGATCTCGGTGCAATCGCCGGAGGTACTGCGCGCCCGAGCGAGCACGCTCGATGCGCAACTGCGAACCGATCCGCAGCGCGCACTCGCCTCGCCCGTCTTCGGAACGCTCTTCGCGGTGAAGGACAACATCGACTGCGCGGGCCTGCCGACCACGGCCGCATGCCCCGCCTTCGCCTACGACCCGGCCGAGCCCGCCTTCGTCGTCGCCGCGCTCGAAGCCGCGGGGGCCATGGTCGCGGGCAAGACCAACCTCGACCAGTTCGCCACCGGGCTCGTCGGCACGCGCTCGCCGTACGGAGCACCGCCCAACGCGTTCAAGCCGGAGATCGTCTCGGGCGGATCCAGCTCGGGCTCGGCTGTCGCCGTCGCGAAAGGGCTCGTGCACTTCGCGCTCGGCACCGACACCGCGGGCTCGGGTCGCGTGCCGGCCGGGCTCAACAACCTCGTCGGCTGGAAACCGACTCGCGGCCTGCTCTCGGTGCGCGGCGTCGTGCCTGCATGCCGCTCGCTCGACTGCGTCTCGATCTTCACGCTCACCGTCGCCGACGCTGCACGCGTCTTCCGTGTCGCGGCAACCTTCGATGCGGCCGATCCGTGTGCGCGGTCCCTCGCCCTCGACCGCCCGCTCCTTCGCCATGAGTTCACCTTCGCGGTTCCGCGCGCGGCGGACCTCGAGTTCTTCGGCGACTCGTTAGCCCAAGCCGCCTTCGCCGACGCCGTCTCCCGAATGAAGGCCCTGGGGGGCATGCCGCGCGAGATCGACTTCGCGCCCTGGCGCGAGGTCGCCGACTCTCTCTACGACGGCCCGCGCGTGGCGGAGCGTCACGCCGGCATCCGCGCGTTCTTCGACGCCCACGCCGATGCCGTCGATCCCACGGTTCGCAGGATCCTCGATCGTGGCGCAACGTTCTCCGCCACCGACACCTTCGTGGCCGAGGCGCGCCTGGATGAGCTGCGCGCGAAGCTCACGCCCTTGTGGTCGACGTTCGATGTCCTCGTCGTCCCGACCGCGCCGACGGCCTACAGCATCGCCGCCGTGCAGGCCGATCCCATCGAGCTGAACCGCCGCCTCGGCACGTACACGAACTTCGCCAACCTGCTCGACCTCGCGGCGATTGCCGTGCCCGCCTCGATGCGCCCGGATGGATTGCCGAGCGGCATCACGTTGCTCGCTCCGGCCGGCGGCGACCTGATGCTGGCCCACCTTGCGCAGCGCTTCCACGCGACGGGCACGCTCCCGTTGGGCGCGATCGGTGTCGCTGCACCCGCCGCCGAAACGCTCGCGGGTCATGGCGATACAGTCCAGGTCGCCGTCGTTGGTGCGCACCTCCAGGGTCTGCCTCTCAACCGCGAGCTCACCGAGCGCGGGGCGAAGCTCGTGCGCTCCACTCGCACCGCACCGCACTACCGCCTCTACGCGCTCCCGGCGACCACGCCGCCCAAGCCGGGCCTCGTGCGCACCGCCGGCGAGGGCCAGCGCATCGCGGTCGAAGTGTGGGAGCTGCCCGCTTCCGCCTTCGGCCGCTTCGTCGCCGGCATTCCCGCGCCGCTGTGCATCGGCACGCTCGAGCTCGAGGACGGCTCGCACGTGCAGGGCTTCCTCTGCGAAGCCGCAGCCATCGCCGGTGCCGAGGACATCTCGCGCTTCGGCGGATGGCGCGCCTATCTCGAATCCCGCAACCCCCGCACGACTTCCGCGACACCCCAAAAGGAGACGCCATGAACGACGCCCCGAAAGACCTGGTCCCCACGAATCGCCGCCGGCTCATCGGTGCTGCCCTCGCAGGCACGTTCATCGCCGGCGCACCCGCGATCGTTCGCGCGCAGGCGATGCCGAAGATCCGCGTCGGCTTCTGGCCCATCGCGTCGGGCCTGCCGTTCTACGCCGCGATCGAGAAGGGCTACTTCAAGGAAGCGGGCGTCGATGTCGAGCCGCTCAAGTTCGCCGGCGCTCAACAGGTGATGGAGGCGATGCTCTCGGGACGTTCCGACGGCAGCGCCAACGGCACCGGATCGGCCAACCTCGCCATCGGCGCCATCGCGCAGCCCGGGCTCTTCAAGATCTTCTGCACCAATCCCAGCAACGCGAAGTTCGTGCTGGATGAGTTCATCGCGCCCGCGAACGCCACCTACAAGACGATCGGCGAGATCAAGGGCAAGCGCGTCGCCTCGGGCCCAGGTATCCAGAACGTGACGCTGGCCAAGACGATGCTCGAGCGGGCCGGCGCCACGGGCAACACGGTGATCGAGCTTCCGATCGGGCAGCACGTGGCCGCGATCGCCGCGGGCCAGGTGGACGCGTGCTACACGCTCGAGCCCACCGGCACCATCGGCCGCATGAACGGCACGACGAAGATCATCGAGGCGGGCGTGGTCGCGAAATACATCCTCGGCGACCCGATGGCGCCCTGGCATGGCGGCGCGGCGACGCTCACCTCGGAGTTCATCAAGAAGAATCCCGAAGCCACGAAGAAATACATGGCGGCGTACATCAAAGGCGTGGAGCTGGTGCGCACGAAGCCGGACGAAGCGCGCGCCTTCATGAAGGGCTATACCGCGATCGAGGGCCCGCTCACCAACGAGGTGCCGCTCGCCTCGTACATGCCCTACAGCGAATTCAACGCGAGCTCGATCGCGTACTTCCAGAAGTTCTACGACCTGTTCACCGAGAAGGGCATCTTCTCGCAGAAGGTGGACGTGAACACGCTGCTCTACAAGGCATGAAGGCGACCTGGGGCCGGGCCCTCCCCTTCGTCGGGCCCGTGTTGCTCTTCATCGCGTGGGACCTCGTGGTGCGCACCGGCTTCATCAAGGCGATCCTGCTGCCCGCTCCCTGGGACGCGCTCACGGCCCTGGTGAGCGGTCTCGCCGGCGGACCGCTGCTGATCGACTTCCTCGTGACCGTGAAGCGCACGCTGCAAGCTTTCGTGATCGCCGCGGTGATCGGCGTGCCGCTGGGGATCGTGCTGGGCAGCAACGAGCGGGCGTACCGAAGCGTGGAGTTCCTGATCGACTTCTTCCGCTCGACTCCGTCCTCGGCGCTGATCCCGCTCTTCCTGCTGATCTTCGGCGTGTCCGACATCAACAAGGTCGCGATCGCCGCATTCGGGGCGTTCCTGCTGGTCGTCTTCAACAGCGCCTACGGTGTGATCAATGCGAGGAAGCAGCGCGTGATGGCCGCGAAGGTGATGGGTGCCAATCGCTGGCAGATCTTCAAGGACGTGCTGGTGTGGGAGAGCCTGCAGCCGACTTTCGTGGGGCTGCGCAGCGCCGTCTCGATGGCGCTGGTGATCGTGATCGTGGCCGAGATGTTCATCGGGTCCGACAACGGCCTGGGCCACCGCATCATCGATGCGCAGCAGGTCCTCAACGTGAAGAGCATGTACGCCGCCATCCTCGCCGCGGGCGTGCTGGGTTATGCCCTCAATGTGCTCTTCCTTTATATCGAGCGGCGGATCGTGCACTGGAGCGGACGATGAACGCGCGCGTCGTGAACCCGCCCTTCGAGCCGGATCCGCCGGCCCCGCCGTTCATCCCGGGCCCCACCGGCACCCACATCACGATCCGCGGGCTCACGAAGTTCTTCGCGGGCTGGCCGCTGTACGAGGACTTCGACCTCGACATCCCCAAGGGCAAGATCGTCTCGGTCTTCGGGCCCAACGGCTGCGGCAAGTCGACGCTGATCAACATGATCTCGGGGCTGATCCCGATCGACCAGGGAGAGATCCTCTTCGACGGCAAGTCGCTCAAGGAAACGAAGATCGGCTACGTGTTCCAGAACTACCGCGAGGCGATGTTCCCGTGGATGCGCACCATCGACAACATCGCCTATCCGCTGAAGCTCGAGGGCAAGTCCAAGCGCGAGGTCGATCGCCGGCTGGAGGAGCTGGTGGCGTCGTTCGACGTGAAATTCGACCTCAAGCGCTACCCGTACGAGATGTCGGGCGGCCAGCAGCAGACGGCCTCGATCATGCGGGCCCTGGCGCCCAATCCGGAGGTGCTGTTCCTCGACGAGCCGTTCTCCGCGCTGGATTACGAGATGACACTCTTCATTCGTGAGAAGCTGCAGGAAGTCTTCATCGCCACGGGAACCACGATGATGCTGGTGTCGCATGACCTCGAAGAAGCCGTGTACCTCGCCGACGAGGTGCTGCTGCTCACGAAGCGGCCCACCAAGGTGGCCGAGATCCTGCGCTACGGGGATCCGCGGCCGCGGACCGTCGAGACGCTGACGTCGCCGTCCTTCATCGCGGCCAAGAAGCACAGCCTGGAGGTCTTCCAGCGCGAGGTCCGACGGTAGATGGCGAACAAGAAGGTTCCTGCGTACGTCGACGGCGCCGCCGCCCTCCACGGCCTCACGCTGAAGGGCGAGGAGCGCGACCGCGTGATCCTGCAGTTCGAGCGCCTGGCGGAGATCGCCGCTCCCCTGCTCGCCGTGCCGATCCAGCCCGACGACGAGCCCGCACCGGTGTTCGAGCCGTGAGCGAAAGCGCTCTCTCGATCGCGCAGTCGATTCGCGATGGGACGGTGAAAGCGGTCGACGTCGTCGAGGGCACGCTCGCGAACATTGCCCGGCTGAATCCGCAGCTGAATGCCTTTGTCGCCGTGACGGCCGATCGTGCGCGCTCCGAAGCGAAGGCCGTCGACAAGGCGCGCGCGGCCGGGCAGGTCCTTCCCCCGCTCGCCGGCGTTCCGTATGCGGTGAAGAATCTCTTCGACGTCGCGGGGCTCGCCACGCTCGCGGGCTCGAAGATCAACGCCTCGCACCCGCCCGCGAAGTCGGATGCCGCGCTGGTGACCCGAATGAAGTCCGCGGGCGCCGTGCTGGTGGGCACGCTCAACATGGACGAGTTCGCCTACGGCTTCACGACGGAGAACACGCACTACGGACCGACGCGAAACCCGCATGATCCCGAACGCATCGCCGGCGGTTCCTCGGGCGGTTCCGGTGCCGCGGCCGCCGCGCGCCTGGTTCCGGTCACGCTCGCCTCCGACACCAACGGATCGATCCGCGTCCCCGCCTCGCTCTGCGGCGTGTGGGGATTGAAACCGACGTACGGCAGGCTTTCGCGCTCCGGCACGTTCCCGTTCGTCGCGAGCCTCGATCACCTGGGGCCGATCGCCGCCGACCTTCGCGACCTCGC includes the following:
- a CDS encoding ABC transporter ATP-binding protein, with product MNARVVNPPFEPDPPAPPFIPGPTGTHITIRGLTKFFAGWPLYEDFDLDIPKGKIVSVFGPNGCGKSTLINMISGLIPIDQGEILFDGKSLKETKIGYVFQNYREAMFPWMRTIDNIAYPLKLEGKSKREVDRRLEELVASFDVKFDLKRYPYEMSGGQQQTASIMRALAPNPEVLFLDEPFSALDYEMTLFIREKLQEVFIATGTTMMLVSHDLEEAVYLADEVLLLTKRPTKVAEILRYGDPRPRTVETLTSPSFIAAKKHSLEVFQREVRR
- a CDS encoding DUF4089 domain-containing protein — its product is MANKKVPAYVDGAAALHGLTLKGEERDRVILQFERLAEIAAPLLAVPIQPDDEPAPVFEP